Proteins co-encoded in one Halobacteriovoraceae bacterium genomic window:
- a CDS encoding glycine--tRNA ligase, with translation MKSMNDLVALSKRRGFIFQSSEIYGGLASCWDYGPLGVELKNNLKRRWWESMTFREDVVGVDASIFMHPTVWKASGHVDGFHDPMVDCKNCKSRFREDKINVNEACPVCGTRDQFTEPKDFNLMFKTQMGPVEDTSSMVYLRPETAQGIFVNFLNVQTTSRKKIPFGIAQIGKAFRNEITPGNFIFRTREFEQMEMQYFVKPGSQKESMELWRETRWQWHLNNGMRAEKLRWAPHGPDELAHYADAAVDIEYEFPHGWGEMEGIHSRTDFDLKQHQEFSGKNLLYTDQGTNEKYLPYVIETSVGCDRSLLALMCDAYRLENEGDKEKERVVMKFHPALAPIKVAILPLVKKLDTEAKKLFNDIQKHFRAEYDLAGTIGKRYRRQDEIGTPFCVTFDFDTLEDNAVTVRDRDTMSQERVSISELVNYLNRKLN, from the coding sequence ATTAAATCAATGAACGACCTAGTGGCCTTGTCAAAAAGACGGGGTTTTATTTTTCAATCTTCTGAAATTTACGGAGGGCTAGCTTCTTGTTGGGACTATGGGCCTTTAGGGGTAGAGCTTAAAAATAACTTAAAACGTAGATGGTGGGAGTCAATGACGTTTCGTGAAGATGTAGTTGGTGTTGATGCTTCAATTTTTATGCATCCAACTGTTTGGAAAGCTTCAGGACATGTGGATGGATTTCATGATCCAATGGTTGATTGCAAAAATTGTAAGTCTCGTTTTCGTGAAGATAAAATTAACGTAAATGAAGCTTGTCCAGTCTGTGGAACAAGAGATCAATTTACTGAACCAAAAGATTTCAATCTTATGTTTAAAACCCAAATGGGCCCTGTAGAAGATACCTCTTCAATGGTGTACCTAAGGCCAGAAACTGCTCAAGGTATCTTTGTAAATTTTCTCAACGTTCAAACTACTTCAAGAAAAAAAATTCCTTTTGGTATTGCACAAATCGGCAAGGCCTTCAGAAATGAAATTACTCCAGGTAATTTTATTTTTAGAACAAGAGAATTTGAACAAATGGAGATGCAATATTTTGTAAAACCAGGGTCACAAAAAGAATCAATGGAACTTTGGAGAGAAACTAGATGGCAATGGCATTTAAATAATGGAATGCGAGCAGAAAAATTACGTTGGGCCCCTCATGGGCCAGATGAGTTGGCCCACTACGCTGATGCTGCTGTCGATATCGAATATGAATTTCCTCATGGCTGGGGAGAGATGGAAGGAATTCATTCACGAACTGATTTTGACTTGAAGCAACATCAAGAATTCTCTGGTAAAAATCTTCTCTACACAGATCAAGGAACGAATGAAAAATACTTACCTTATGTGATCGAAACTTCTGTAGGTTGTGATAGATCACTTCTCGCTTTGATGTGCGATGCATACAGACTTGAAAATGAAGGTGATAAAGAAAAAGAAAGAGTTGTGATGAAATTTCACCCAGCGTTGGCCCCTATAAAAGTGGCAATCCTTCCATTGGTCAAAAAACTTGATACCGAAGCTAAGAAATTATTCAATGACATTCAAAAGCATTTTAGGGCAGAATATGACCTGGCGGGTACGATTGGTAAGCGTTACAGAAGACAAGATGAAATCGGAACTCCTTTTTGCGTAACTTTTGATTTTGATACGCTTGAAGATAATGCTGTTACAGTAAGAGATAGGGATACGATGTCCCAAGAAAGGGTTTCTATCTCAGAGCTTGTCAACTATTTGAATCGCAAATTAAACTAA